The genomic segment AACAAGATAAACCCCCTAAACGGGAAGGTTGTTTAAAAGCTTTGTTCTTTTATGCTGATGCCAGCATTGTTAACTTGGAAATCCAGTGTCACTTTGTGTCATTGTGAAGTCATATAATATTGTATtgaaataatgttttaaaagcTCAAACAAAGAAAGTGCTCATGTCACCCAATTAATTTCTTTAAAGTTTGGAGATGATCCAATAGAAACTAAAGTTTTTTCCTATGACCTTGAAGCATTATATACTAAAATGGTGTGTTTGATTGTCTTTAGCCATATGATTGGAACAGAACTGATGATGCAGGCAGCATGTTAACACAGAATTCATGTAGAGTGTGATTTTGTGAAACTTTATGGCATCATTGAGACATCGTAGGGCGTGTGATGTACAGCTCAGTTGTTCAGTTTACTTTTTGGAAATTTTTagctttaatttagttttattagtttcagtgttaGTTCTAGTCTTTTTCATTATTAATGTATGTCCGGGGTGGGGAACTcaaggcctcaagggccggtgtcctgcaggttttacatatcACCCTAGGTCAACATGCCTGAATCAAGTGATTAGTTCATTACTAGGACTCTCGAGAACTTctagacatgttgaggaggtaatttagccatttaaatcagctgtgttggatcaaggacatcTAAAACCTACAAGACACCGTCCCTTGAGGCCTGGGGTTCCCCCACCCCTGATGTATGCGATGTATATTGTAGGGCAACCAGACAATGAAAATTGTGAGGTACTTTGTATATTACATTGCACTGAAACCTTTGTCTAATAAAAAGACTTGAAAGAAAGTATATTGTAGGGCAAGATTGAGGAAAATCAGTACACAAAATGCTTTGTTAGCTTTGTTTTCAAAAGTctagtatttattttaatttttttttttttttttttttacatctaatttttttttaaagtttattttaagtAGCTATAATATTCTTGCACCTCCATGATATGAATCTCCCTGTTCCATCACATCCCCACAGAGGGGGAGATGAGTCCAGAAGCTGAGATCTTGGTCTTAAACGGTACCAAGTTTAGACAGTGTGGAAACAGTCCACAGCATTCATCTTTCATGTGGCTTCCTGGGAAGCAACATAACAGACAATCTCTCCTGAGCCATCAACACCATGGCATGGCAATATTTGCACTGCCTGGGAATCATTAAGGAAAAGCTGCTGGTGACCTTTTACCATTCCACAATAGACAGTGTGTTAACATGCTGCCTCACAGTGTGAGATGCTGGCTGCTACAGAAGGTCATCCCCAGAccggccaaaaaaaaaaaaaaaaaatcactggcgGCCTCTTTAACGTTGAACACACGCTACCTTTACACAGAGCCCAAACATTGTAAAAGACTGATCTCATCCTGCCTACCTGCTGTTCGACCTCTTCCAGACACCGCAGGTAACTAAAAATTCGTGAACAGTTCGCCACTACCACTCGCAACTTTACATACAAAACAGTCACAGTAAACACTCACAAATATTCTTCCAATGacagtttcagttttcattcaatcACTTTTTAAATTGAGATTCAATAAACAAGAGACCACCTCTTTGAAAATGGAGGCCAAATAAAGCCCATGTTTAATGATTCCCAAAATTTTGATCAGAAAATACAAACCTTTCAAACACCAGCTGCATATCTAATATAACAGTACCATTGCATTAACTTTGCATGAACTGCTTTTAAGTTCTTCAtgataaaatactgaaaaatgtTTAATCAAACAAggcataaatacaaataaatctgCATAATacaagctggatttaagaaaggGGACAATGCAGACATTTTACAGacaagtttaaattaatttCAACACAAGAACTAAGACTTTGATCTGGAAGCTACGTATGAGAAAGACATTAAGTTTAAATAATTCTAACAGATCAGGTTTGACTTAAATCTGTGAATTGCATATGACCACAACATGCAAGTTTCCTCACTTTTTCCATTGAGGAACATGTATGGAGAGATAAATTTGATAGTTATCTGTTCCTGCAGCACATTGACACTAGTGACACTGAGATAGGATATTAGCCAATACACGCTCTTACAACCAGCATTTATTTCAATATTAAAAGTTAGACTCCAGCTACAATTTTCACATTCATTAAATTTGACAGCAGATCTTTAGAAATAATAAGAAATTGAAGGTTTATATCCacttgagggggaaaaaaaatggagTTCTATTTCACAAGAAAACAGATAACTCCAGCCTTCAAAATACAGACATACATATACTGTAGCTGGTAACCATAACAGTAAGCTGTAATATGCTGTACTTTAAGGCAGCTAagatcttaaaaaaagaaaaaagaaagagacaaaTATACATAAGGTAGATTGGGGGATTAACAGTGAAGCCACAGATTGAATCTTTTACTAGTACTTCTGTTCATCCGGTATGGTGGATTTTTGTCCCTGAAATAAAGGGAGACATTTAACATTCAACCGTGGACTGATTGAACCCTCTCGACCAAATGATGACACGCTGTTTTTACTGTCCTGCACCTGTCACCTGACTGACCAGCCCGTGAGCAATAACCCGCGAGAACAGTGACCGTGCTCGCTATTCGTTTCCGCTTCACTCTGAAATCGATGTTCATGTCGCTCATCAAGCTACTGTTTACAAAAATTGATACAGATTCAACCAAATGGTTTCCTGTGCCTTTAGTGTTTTACCAGACAAGTGTTGAAGGAAATGAACGAATCAAATATGCCTTCAATAGAAactctcagaaaaaaaaaaaaaaaaaaaaaaaaagtacagtatttgaaCATTTTCATTGCTGTGTTCTTCCTGGATCTTCCAAAGAcaattcccatgatgcactgcacACTGAGAAGTCATACTTTATGTAGTAGCACTGATAATCCCATACCACTGAGTTCTTGTATCTTGACAATTTACTTTAGCAGAAATGTTCAATGTTTTTAGTGTCTTACAGATTCCTCCTCAGTCAAAATGTAGAGCTGTGTAAAAGATTATCCACACCACCTGatcaagagagagagaaaaagatgtgaTTACATTGACAATCAAAGCATGGGCCTCAGACCTGACAAATTTCAAACTGAGCTGAAGAAAACCATCAGATAGCCTTAAAAACACTGATGTAATACAGGACTTCTGGTACCTTCACACTGTATCATATTCATCTCTCACAAGAACATGtatttatgttgtaaggtataccctacaataatacatacagagaaaaacccaacaatcacatgaccccctatgagcaagcactttggcgacacaCCAAAATTTTCTAGTAATGGTTCTCAGCACATATTCTCTCTTCTTTTCCAAACCAAACGTCCTGCTGGGCTGTGAGGCTTAATACACTGAATTAAAACGTATTACTGTGAGAAAGAACACCATCACAAATTTGGATTGAATTTTAACAGAAACTTGCTCTTTGTAAACACGTTTGGATTTACTGCATGCCTGGGGGAATATCACAATGAAGTTGGATGAGAATCTTTGTTTCCATATTGAAGCTTTACTATATTTGTGACGCAGTCACCTGCTTTGGACCATTTGAAAGAATATCATGTGCTTGGTATATGAGAAACTATAAATAGCACATCATTGCCCTGTGCCCTGCCTGCAAAACTGTGGTTTCTACACACACGTATGAATCTGCTGTCAGATGTCGGACATGCAAATATTTTAGAGAATTCAAACAACCATCAACATCAAGCTACACTCCTGAGTGTCTGTACTCAGAGCCACAGTGCCAGATATTTAATCTAAAAAGGACCTAATTCAGTGAGGtggtattttttgtttgtttgtttggggtttttgctcttcaaaaacagaaaaacatctaCAAAACCACCTTAACTACATCTCACAATGcatttagagaaaaaaacaaaacaaaacaacaacattcctatTAAGGAGCACATATTTCTCTGGATTTTCTTCCTTGGCATTTggaaggtttttttgtttgtttcattgatCAACTAACATGTCAGAGAGTAGGGTGAAAATTAATATCAAATACTATAAGaagaaaacaattaaaaagcttTAGACAAAGAGCTGAAATTTTATGAATCATAAAAAtctgtaaatgaaataaaaactgaggggagggggggaaacaaaaaagggagaaaaaaaagagaacatggAGGTTTAAGGTGACGGTGTTTTTGGTAGCAGCAGTTTAACATCTGGTCCTCATCTAAAAATCAACCAACTGTAAACTTTTAAAGTttcactgcatttcactcacagTGGTTTTCTTTCTCCTGGGGCAGTCTAGAATTGAAAAGTACTTCTGTCTGCGTTCGTCTGTGTTTGAGAAGCAATAAACTAAAAAGAATTTAACATAATTATGTGCAGTAGCAAAAATCCACCCTACAGGCCTGTGGAAAAAGCCTGTCGCCTTCCTCGtgtataaaaacacacatgttcatttatgatgtttttttaaattatattattattataataactataataaaatattatttttaatatttatcatATCACTGTATATAGCGAGATGACAAAGAACAACTATTCActaatgaataaatatttattgctcGTCTTTGCAAGCTACATATTAATCATATAAGATAAAGTAATTAACTACAGGGACTGTTAGTGTAATTGCTTGATGAACACTTATTTACAATTATGCATTTCAACAAATTCCAGCGACACCAAAGTGCCACTGCACTAAAGATTTAATCTTTCATCCTATTTGTAACAGTTTTGCATTTTACTGTTACGTTATttagtgatttattttttttttgcctgtcccgtttggttcttttgccatcagaattattgtctaaaggcgaagaaagatgcccaacggatttactttaccaaatggaccatcccagccttgccgtaatggtctgtttgattcaccttttattgtttcttttattttattttcactttgctaaatacgggacagacttgactggggaaaagaaaggggagaaagaaagagggaaagaaaaacagcggggaagaggaaaggtgataaagggcaaacaACAAAatccaacaaaataagcagacaaaaaatacatatatctaGTGATTTTTAGTGATTTTCAATTACCATTTCTCATCCTCTGCCGTCTCTGACTGGAGTAGAGTGCACTTATAGGGATCATTTTGTGTGAAAGAAGTGTCACGTGACCCACACAACACCCATGTTTTACATGAGCACAGACAGTCTGAAGTAGACAGCCCAGCTTAGAGAAAGTTAATAACTACTGCCATGATACCCATTATCTCCAAATGGGGTTTCAGACTTTGTTGAGCTAACTAAAGAGGAAATAAGGAAGCAAGTGACAGCTGAGTTCATTGGGAAtggaagaaacacaaaaaagattTCAAAGATCAATAAAAACAGCACGAAAAGCCCAGACAGTGGATGCTTTTCACTGCTTTTATCACTccgtttcacttcagctctttgtatgttTGAATTTCatgaatttctgtggctggctGACGGatcaacagcagcacaaaccCATAGAGTGCCTGCACCACCTACTTTGTACACTGCCTCCACTGACACAGCTCTCTAGAGGTAAATGGGCCATCCTTGAACTGCTAACATACTACAAATGTGCTACCCTTGCTTAACCCAATGTGACATCTAACATGAATTTACATGCATGTACACCAGGAACCAAATTAGCCAATTTTGAAAGTCTAAGTTTTGTTATACTTCAACAGTTTATACATTTTGAAAGACATTACTAAACCCACCAGAAACAGGGCAAAAGATGTCATGAAGCCTTCTTTGGTGAGTTCCCACGTGCCCCCATACTCTTCCTCATCGATCTGCTGAAAGCTGCTGAAGTATACATACAGGACGCCAGCATTGATAATGCAGAATCTAAAAagggcacacaaacacacaaagatgttAGCTTTTCAGTGTTCCCTTTGGTACAACAGGATATGTAAAGGGTCAGTGAAAGATGCAAGGTTTATACAAGCTGTACACAATACTTACATGGCTATTCCCAGAAATCCTTTTAGTGGTGCTACACCCCACATCACACCAAGGATAATTGCAATAATTTGTCGGAGCCAATAAATCACATCTAAGAACTCATCCTgtggaataaaacaaacattttatttaaagaatgACTCAGTTATAATGCTAGTAAATAAAGATGCTGAAATAACTACACTATTTGATTTAATGCTATCAaaggagtgtgtttgtgttggaaaGGCTGTCCACCTTTTAGGCCTATCCAGGTAATCAGAGATAGCCCACTTTTAATCATTTTGCCCACTCTTCCTTccaaaattgttttaattctgtcACATAAAGTGTTTTCAGGCACGAACGGCCCGTTTAAGGTCATACTAAACCACCTCAATCTGAGCGCAGACTTCGACTTGGCCATACCTCCGAATAGctcaatttgttttgtttattttaactgtTCAGAGGTGAGCTTGGTGGTGcattttggatcattgtcctgtttcaTAACCCAAGTGAGCATCGTGTTAGTTTTATGCCAGTTGTAACAgattttgtggaaaaaaaaaaaaaaaaaaaaatcaacttttgTCTAATCAGTTCAGAGAATATTTTCCCACAAATCATGAGGATCATCAAGATGCTTTTTAGCAGATGTGAGACAgtcctttgtgttctttttaatCAGCAGCTCTCCAATAGATGCGATTTTTGACCAGTCTTTTGTTGCGGAATCATGAACATTGTCCTTAACTGAGGCAAGCGAGGCCAGAAGCTCTTTAGacgttgttctgggttcttttgtgtcCACCTGGATGAGTCAACAAAGCACTCTTGGAATAGTTGTGTcagccactcctgggaaggctCACCACTGGGTCACTACAGGTtctctccatttgtggataacgGCTCTCACTGTAGTCCACCGGCATCCCAAAGCCTTATAAATGGCTTTGTAAACCTTTCCAGACTGTCAAGATTCTTATTAGGTTATGACATATagcctgggggggggggggggattattttttccactttaataaatgaaatcatcttttaaaacctgcattttatatttactcGGTTACCTTTGTCTATACAGCACTGTATGTTGACACACTCAGCTACATGTTCTGCAACCAGTACTGAGTATACcactaaaataaatacattttagtgGCATAAATAAATTCTCATGTTATAGGGACATGTCAGTGATATTATCGACCAACCAATATATCAGTCAGACTTTGAAAGGCTTACAATATTTATTAGGCAATGAAATTCGTTATGAATAACCACAAACAAGAGCAATATCTGAAAGTAGGGCTAAATCACCAAGATGATTAACTCTGCTCCCTTTAGATCTGACAGCTAGCCCAGATTAATCCTTCGCAGCCATAGCTCCAGCTGGCTGCCACATTACACGCTTTCACAACTTTAAGGCGACTAACAACAAGAGCACTAACATaacaaaaaatgacaaattgACTGACCTTCTCTTCCCAAACAGCGTTACTGTTGAAGGCTTTGCTCCATGTGGACTGCTTTACACCTCCATTCACTAGATGACTTTCTTCTTTCCGCTTTGAAATGCTCGTCATTCTTTGGGCTTTCTTTCAGCGACACACGTGGAAAAGTTACACTCCAAGCTCGGTGATACCTACAGGTAGATTTCACTGTTCTTCTCCGACTGGAGGCAGAAAGTGCTTGGAAATATTTGAAGGTATTAAGAAAATCTACGCTTCGCTGAGCTGACAGGTTTCAGAAGCTAACCGTAAAAGGGAGTCTGAGCATGCGTAATAGCGTTTGAACCCAGCCAGcgacggccaatcagagagtgCGACGTTTCTGCGCCGCTATCCCTCAGAATCGCTATAAATTCCACAGCGACCTCTGATGGTGAAACTCAGAAACTGACACTTACATATATTGGCGTCTATTATATTTAGTAAGCTTCTCAATTTCTATTACAATTAAATCTGCCGTCTATATTGATAAGCTATCCAGAAATGTATATGTAATTATCTTATTATTACCCTTTTTTTATCCAAGTAAAAGTCTCACTAATTAGACGCTGGAGCACAAGAAGTATTAAATAACTTAATCTGAGCTATTATTCTGGGCTGATTCTTTCaaccatttatttattatctCCTTTGGTTTTTCAGATCTGGTTTTAGTGACTTGGttcagtcatttttattttcaaagtaaatcagaaaaaaaatctaaatggtAATtgacctgtatttgtatagcactttacttagtccctaaggaccccaaagcgctttacactacattcagtcattcacccattcacacactggtgatggcaagctacattgtagccacagctgccctggggcccACTGACAGAGGCGTaagctgctggacactggccccaccgggccctctgagcaccaccagtaggcaacgggtgaagtgtcttgcccaaggacacaacaaccgagactgtcggagctgggcgaccggcaaccttccgattacaagacgaactgccaactcttgagccacgatcgccccagaGAGATTATAGTCCTCGTCTGACCTGGGAAAGCCTTGGAAGCCACCAGGAGGAATGGAAAATTGTGGCTGAGGAAAAGGATGTCTGGAATACCCTGTGTAGGATAATTCAGATACGCAGAAgaaaatgggtggatggatcTTTGAAACTGCAGAAGTACCCTCAGAGTACAAATACGCCTCCTTGAAAATCACTGTTGTAATGTTtacaaaaagtcaaaaaatTCAGAGTATATAAATTACTGGCATGCAGCTGTAAAGACCAAAAAGGTGTCCTTTTATGTAAGCTACATAAAAAAGGTTCCATGGTTATTTTCCTTAATCCTATAATTAGTCAGAGATCTCAACATCAGAGACTTCCACAAATAGCACATGTTAGCTCATGGAGCTGCACCTAATGACTAATCAACTGATCTGTTGATCTCAATAAGCCAACCTTTCATTTGGTCTGTGAGACCGCTGCTTTTTCTTGATTTGCTGAAGAACTGTGGCAGCTCTGAAGTATATTTCAAAACTAAGGGATAGTAATAAGGACAGTGTTCTGCATGTCTTGTGGTGAGAAAACATCAAAAGCGCTTCAGTGGATGTGAGCATgtataaaaacagagaaaggtgTTTCCCTGCATGCTGTGTCAGGACTTCTCCAAGGTATCAAAATAATTACAAGAGGGGGTTTTTTTCATGTGAAATCCTGGATTTTTCTTCTCTAGCACCAACttgttatataaataatacaTCATAAAAAATGGTCATTAGATAAAAAGTTTGGGATCCATAGCCTATGCAGAGATTTCCTAAAATAGCATTTATAATAGCAGGCTGCAAGATTTATatgttttgattaaaaaatgaaatcacagAAATAATGTGTGACTTAACTGTAATAACTGATGTAATATGAGTTTTTTAGCTGACAAATTGATGAATGGATGCTTGCTTACTTCTCTCACTGGCTGCTCTGACAGTCATAGAGGTACTTCTCTACACTGTCCAGCAGAGGGCTTCATTTGTTTTGATTGAGCTTCACCCCATTGAGTTCAAGTCATATCTCATAGCAACCCCAACGTATACCATGATAACTACAGTAATCGTGATTGTTTAACCTAAACTGACTTATTCGATTAATCAATTAATCAGTGTAAAATTGtttattcttcttcttgttcttttggctgctcctttTGCCTGCATTGCACCCTATCTCTACCGTCCTTAGGCAACACCCACAAATCTTCTTTGTGGTCTTACTCTTTTCTTCTAGCCTGGAACTCCACATCCTGCATCCTATATCCATTCTTTCTAATCAGGAAATGTCCAAGCCTTCTCCAACTTTGTCTCCGAACAGCTCAACCTTAGCTGTCCCTCTGACATATTCATCATGTCCAACCCCATTCCCTTCTCACTCCCAGTGTAAATCATAGCATCTTCAACTCTAGCACCTCCATCTCTTCTTCCTGCCTTGTTGTCAGTGCCACTATCTTCAAACCTACACCAAAGCAGGTCTCACTAACATACTGTAAACCttctctttcactcttgctgcaaaccttctgtcacaaatcacccctcgtcttgtctccacccactccaccctgcctgcactctcttcttcacctctcctgtgcACTGTGTATTAGTTTGGGTGGTTGTATTTAAACTCATTCACTTTCACTACCTCTGATCCTTGCATCATTACTGTTACACCCACCTTTATCTCATTAGCATAAGTATTCTATCTTGTTTGAATTTCATTCCTCTTTTttccagagcatacctccacctctcaaggctctcctccacctgctcctTACTCTCGCTACAGATCACAATGTTGTCTGTGAACACTATAGCAGTGTCTCACTGTCCTCATACGTGTGCTGCACCACCCTCACGTATTTCTCAGCCAGTTCTGACTCCCTCATTCAGTACCACAGCCCCTCTCTCAGCACCCTATCTTATGTTTTGTCTACATCCACAAAGGTGGTGCAGCTCCTTCTGACCTTCTCTGTACTTCCCCATCAGCACTCTCAAAGCAAGCATTGTACCTGTGGAGCTCTTTCTCAGCATGAAGccatactgctgctcactgatcacCTTCTTAACCTAGCTTCAGCAACTCTTTACCATTTCTTCATGTTGTGGCTCATCAGCTCTGTAGTTactacagctctgcacatcACCCTTATTCTTGAAAATCTGTCTCATCACACGTCTTCTCACGCACTCAGGCATCCTCTCACACTCCAAGATTGTGTTAAACAATGTGGTCAACAAGTGCACTGCCCTCTCTCCTAAACATCTCCATACCTCTACACGTATGTCAGCTGAACAACTAATGTAGTCACTGCAAATAAAGCAGTTTGGCAAAATAATTGATTAATGTGTCTGACTGGTGACTCCAAGATATTATTAATGGGTCTCTATGTGGCGTGACGTCGGGTTAGCTACAGTTTATTTGTTGCACTATTGAAAACCATTAAGAGAACTTCACTTTGACTCTTTTAAGTTGACCCACCGAGCAGTGACTCATTCAGAAAGATGTGGGGGATGTGTCATCGTGTTTAATTTGAAGCTAACTGGACATACATATAACAAACAGGGCCCAATGGAAAATCAGTAACACTAGAATACTATATGATGTGTTTTATCTGCTTTATCAGCTACAAATGAGTTTACAAGAATGTCTTTAAAGTGATGCTCCCATGCGGCTGCTTTTTGCCGACTGGCTTTGCACCGTGGTCCATTTTGTGAGCATTTCTGACTTTGCTGGGTTTTGGTTGTCTTTCTACTTTAGTCAGTTTAGGGATTTGTGATGTGAGTTCACCAACGTGCATGGAAAGCTCTCAGGTTTAACAAAATACCCGCTACAATGCAACAGGCAGCAAAACTAAATTCTTTTAAAGCGGCCTCAAGTGCTGGGAGAGCTGAGGATGTGGTTTATGTTGCAGCTGAATTGT from the Pelmatolapia mariae isolate MD_Pm_ZW linkage group LG20, Pm_UMD_F_2, whole genome shotgun sequence genome contains:
- the rab5if gene encoding uncharacterized protein RAB5IF — encoded protein: MTSISKRKEESHLVNGGVKQSTWSKAFNSNAVWEEKDEFLDVIYWLRQIIAIILGVMWGVAPLKGFLGIAIFCIINAGVLYVYFSSFQQIDEEEYGGTWELTKEGFMTSFALFLVVWIIFYTALHFD